In Vibrio alginolyticus NBRC 15630 = ATCC 17749, the sequence CAGAAGCACAAGACTGGACTAACATGCTGCTGCGTATGTACCTACGTTGGGCAGAAGCGAAGGGCTTCAAAGCTGAAGTGATTGAAGTCTCTGAAGGTGAAGTCGCGGGTCTTAAGTCGGCAACAGTTCGCATCTCTGGTGAATATGCGTACGGTTGGTTACGTACTGAAACGGGCGTTCATCGTCTTGTTCGTAAATCTCCGTTCGATTCAGGCGGTCGTCGCCATACGTCATTTGCTTCTGCGTTCATCTATCCAGAGATTGATGAAAACATCGACATCGACATTAATCCTTCCGACCTACGTATTGACGTTTACCGTGCGTCAGGCGCAGGTGGTCAGCACGTAAACACCACAGAATCTGCGGTACGTATTACGCACGTACCTACGAACACAGTGGTTCAGTGTCAGAATGACCGTTCTCAACATAAGAACAAAGATCAGGCAATGAAACAGCTTCGAGCGAAGCTATTTGAGCTTGAATTGCAAAAGCAAAATGCGGAAAAACAAGCTAATGAAGACGCTAAGTCTGACATTGGCTGGGGTAGCCAGATCCGTTCTTACGTATTGGATGACTCACGTATTAAGGACCTCCGTACGGGCATTGAAAACCGTAATACTCAAGCGGTTCTTGATGGCGATCTGGACAAATTTATTGAAGCTAGCCTGAAATCAGGTCTATAAAGCTTTTCACCGACAAAAACAGGATACATCGAAAATGACTGATGCTGTTCAAAACGAAACTGTACAAGAAGCCTCTGCACAAGAAGAGAACAAGCTAATTGCTGAACGCCGCGCTAAACTGGATGCAATCCGAAAGAGCTGCAAAGCGAACGGCCATCCAAACGACTTCCGTCGTGACGCACTAGCGGGCGACCTTCAGAAAGAGTTCGGTGAAAAGACGAAGGAAGAGCTAGAAGAGCTTAACCACGTAGTAGCAATCGCTGGCCGTATCATGGCTAAACGTGGTCCATTCTTGGTAATCCAAGAAACTTCTGGCCGTATCCAAGCTTACGCTGACAAAGCGGTTCAAAAAGTACTTAAAGAAAAATACCAAGGTCTAGATATCGGTGACATCATCGGTGTTAAAGGTGCACTTCATAAGTCTGGTAAAGGTGACCTATACGTGAACATGGAAGAGTACGAGTTGCTAACCAAAGCACTACGTCCACTTCCAGAAAAGTTCCACGGTCTAACTGACCAAGAGATGCGTTACCGCCAACGTTACGTTGATCTGATCGTTAACGAAGACTCTCGTCAAGCGTTCGTAGTACGTTCTAAAGTAATGTCTGCAATCCGCAACTTCATGATCTCTAAGCAGTTCATGGAAGTTGAAACGCCAATGATGCACGTTATCCCTGGCGGTGCGAGTGCGCGTCCATTCATCACGCACCACAACGCACTAGACATGCCAATGTACCTACGTATCGCGCCAGAGCTATACCTGAAGCGTCTAGTTGTTGGTGGTTTTGATCGCGTATTCGAAATCAACCGTAACTTCCGTAACGAAGGCCTTTCTCCACGCCACAACCCAGAATTCACAATGATGGAATTCTACATGGCGTACGCAGACTACAAAGATCTGATGGACCTAACTGAAGAACTACTAAGCTCAGTGGCGCAAGAAGTTCTAGGTTCAACGTCAATGCCTTACGGTGATGAAACGGTTGAGTTTGGTGGTACTTACACTCGTATGAGCATGTTCGAAGCAATCAAGCACTACAACCCAGACCACGCGCAAATCCAAGCGCTAACAGAAGAAGACCTACAAAACCGTGATCTAATGGTTTCTATCGCGAAATCTGTTCACGTTGAAGTAGAACCTTTCTGGACATGTGGTCAGCTTCTTGAAGAGATCTTTGGTGAAACAGCAGAACCTAAGCTAATGCAGCCTACGTTCATCACTGGCTACCCAGCAGATATCTCTCCACTAGCTCGTCGTAGCGATGACAACCCGTTCTTTACAGACCGCTTTGAGTTCTTTATCGGTGGCCGTGAAGTAGCGAACGGTTTCTCAGAGCTTAACGATGCTGAAGACCAAGATGCACGCTTTAAAGCACAGGTTGAAGCGAAAGAGTCTGGTGACGACGAAGCAATGTTCTACGATGCAGACTACATCACTGCTCTAGAGCACGGCCTACCGCCAACAGCAGGCCAAGGTATCGGTATCGACCGTTTGGTTATGCTACTGACTAACACGCACACTATCCGTGACGTGATCTTATTCCCTGCAATGCGCCCGCAAGCGTAATTCGATAGGATGAGTAAAAAACCACCTTCGGGTGGTTTTTTTTGCCTTTTAGTTAAGCTGATTCAAGTTGTTGCATTTGCCTTTTAATGGGATATGCAAATAAACATTCGCCAAATCTCAATCTATTGCATAGTCTTAATACTGAGACAGACGTGAGGGGGCGGAGTCTCGATAATGTTACCCGCTCGCAAAGATAAGTTTGTGGCACAAAATTTCTATTAACAATGAAAAAGGGTTAGAGAATGGCTGGGCAGTTTAAGATGGATTCCATCCCGGGATCGCTTGTGGTAGTTGGCGGTACTTATGAGCCTTGGTTATCGGTACTGGAGCAAGTGGGCTGGAAGTGTCACCAAGTAGGTGACTTACGCAAAGCTAATACGCTGTTAGAAGATATTGGTCCATGTATCGGTATTGTTGATCTCAGCCATGACGAGTTCAGCTTGAATGGTTTGGCGAACTTAGTCAGCTCTCACAAACACGTACGTTGGTTAGCGTTTATTCGTGAATCTCAGCTTGGCACTGACACCATATGCCAGTTCATTGTTAACTTTTGTATCGATTTTTTCACAGCGCCGATCCCAGATGCACAGTTATTAAGCACAATAGGTCACCAGCTTGGCATGCTTAAGTTGGAGAAAAAAGTTTGGCCTAGTTTTGGTAGCAGTTTAGATATGGGTTTGATCGGTGAATCTATCCCGATGAAACGTTTACGCGATCAAGTGAAGCGCATTGGTCCAACGGACGTCAGTATTCTGATTTCTGGGGAAAGTGGGACTGGTAAAGAGGCGGTTGCTAGGGCCATCCATAAAGTCTCTTCACGCTCTCATAAACCGTTTATGGCAATTAACTGTCGCGCACTCAATGAACAACGTTTCCAAGCTGAAGTATTTGGTATTAACGCCGATGAAGATATGGAAGCATGCCTGCTTGAACAAGCAGATGGCGGCACCGTGTTGTTTAACGACATTCTTACCATTTCAAAAGAGCAGCAAATGAATCTGCTGAGATTCTTGCAAGAAGGCACCATTGATACCAAAGATGGCGTAAAAGCGGTTAACGTGCGTATTCTTGCTGCTAACTCGTCAGATGTTGAAAAAGCTTTGATTGACGGTGACTTCAATGAAGAGCTTTACCATTACATCAACGTTTTGCGCATCAATGTCCCTAGCTTGAAAGAACGTGCGAGTGACATCGCATTGCTGGCTCGTTTCTACTTACAAGAGTTCTCAAAAGAGTACAACTCGCAAGCAAAAAGCTTTTCTGAGGATGCATTCAAGGCACTGACACGTTATTTCTGGCCTGGAAATGTGCGTGAGCTGATGAACCAAGTGAAGCGAGCGGTATTAATGTCCGACAGCGTAATGATTGAAGAGCATCACTTAGATTTACCTCAACGTAATGACTCAAAGCGCAGCTTGAAATCAATCCGTGAGAAGAGTGAACGTGATGCGTTGCTAGTTGTTTTGGAATCTCATTCTGGTCAAGTTTCAAATGCGGCGAAAGAGCTAGGAGTTTCGCGTGCAACCATGTATCGACTACTTAATAAACATAATTTGATTTCCGAACAAGCCATGTAGTTGGCCTTTCCCTGTGTCAAATAGGCGAATAAATACAATAAAAGAGTGGCCACAGAGCCGCTCTTTTTATTTTTTGTTTGGTTTGATTTATAAAATCCGCAAATTTATATATTCCTCAGGTGAATATGTTATACATAAAAGTATATGAAACTAAATTGAGGTGTATTGATTTGTTTTTAATCAAAAAGGCAAAAAATGTTTGATATATATTCATCAAAGCTTACAATTTAACCGTAACTCAGTGAGTTATACCTTTCATAAACGGATTAATTTTTAGCTAGGAGGCGCAAGATGAAACATTACGTTGTTAACACCACTGCTTGCGCTGATCGTATGCCTATCGCTCCGATAACCCTTAAATCGGATGATACCAATACCACTGGCTCACAAGATAAAAATTAATCCGTAACCTATCATATTTATTACTAGGCTGCGGAAAAGTAGCGGCTTAGTATCAACAGAATATTTCTGTTCATTTTACGCACTATTTTTCCCAGTCGAATACATCGATAATCGGAGAAAATATTATGCGTCACTCTATTTACCTACAATTGGCCACTTTGCTATTGAAAGCAGACCTTAAACGCGAAGAAAAGCAATGGCAGCGCACCATACGTCGAACTGCTCATGATATTCCATGGACGAATGTTCATCTATTGAGAGATATTGGTTTAGATCGCGATGGTCGTTCTACACGTGCCAATGTTCCGGATGCAGTAAAAGTTGAACGTCGAGTTCGTCACCTTCGTCGAGTCTTAACGTCGCGAATAATGACGTAATCGTTAGCGTGTTGGGCTGACTGAGTTGCTAACGAGTCATTCAACACGCTTAACTTTTTATATGAAGTATGACTTCATTGGATAAACAGCTGATCTTGAAGATCAGCTGTTTTCGTTTGAAGGTGGTACTGTTAAGGGCAAGGATTCGAGTAAGTTGTACCTATTGCTTGAATTTCAGTAAGTAGTTCGTCGCTAAGTTGCAAATCAATACTGTCGATATTGGCTTTTAATTGGTCTAGGTTTGTTGCTCCGATAATGTTAGAAGCAACAAATGGACGCTGATTGACAAACGCGAGCGCCATTTGTGCAGGGTTTAGACCATGCTCTTGAGCTAAATTGACGTAAGCTTCGGTCGCTTTAACACCTTGCGGAGTGAAGTAGCGCGCAAAACGCTCCCACTTAGTGCATCGAGCGCCTTCAGGTTTTGCCCCGTTTAGGTATTTACCACTCAGGCAGCCAAATGCCAAAGGAGAGTAGGCAAGTAACTGAACGCCTTCGTAATGGCTGATTTCAGACAAGCCAACTTCGAAGCTGCGGTTCAATAAGTTATATGGGTTTTGAATGGAGACAATTCTTGGCAAATCGTGTTTTTCTGCCAAACGCAGTAGCGACATCACACCCCACGGCGTCTCGTTGGATACGCCGATATAGCGCACTTTACCTGCATTCACTAATTCAGTAAGCGCTTCCAACGTTTCAATTAACGTGACTTCTTCTTGTTTGTCAGGGTATGGGTAGTTGAGTTGACCAAAGCAGTTGGTTTGACGCTGCGGCCAATGTAGTTGGTACAAATCGACATAATCGGTTTGTAGACGATTAAGGCTGTCATCAATCGCTGTATGGATGTGGCGACGATTAAGGCTCATGTTGTCTCTAATGTGAGGAACATTGCGAGGGCCTGCCACTTTTGTTGCCAGTACTACTTTTTCTCTTTTGCCGCTTTTTGCTAACCAATTACCGATGTATTGCTCGGTAAGCCCTTGTGTTTCCGATCTTGGCGGTACAGGGTACATCTCTGCGGTATCGATGAAGTTCACCCCATGATCGAGGGCAAAGTCGAGCTGTTCAAAGGCGTCCTTTTCTGTGTTTTGCTCGCCAAACGTCATAGTGCCGAGGCAGATTTTACTGATCTCAAGTGATGAGTGCGGTAGTTTTGTGTATTGCATATCACGTCCTTGAAGAGTTACCGACTAAATAAGTGACTCCAATATAGGGGATTTTTAGCCGCAATCGCAAATGATTTACGTATAAAGGGAGAGCAAACTCGAAAGCTACAGTTAGCCTAACTACACTTAAATAATCGTGTGAAGGAGGTATGTTATGCAGAAGCATCAATTGGACATGTGGCTACATGGTCCACATAAAGATACTTATAAAACTCCCAAAGTATTTGTGATTGGGTGTTCTGATGTCTCTGACTATCTTTTAGCTGTGGAGTACAAGCATCAACTTGAGCCGATTAAAGACGGTGAAGACCCGATACATTTTGGCTCTCTAGACTTAGTAAAAGAAGAACTATTGAGGCTAGGGGTCGATAAAGCGTATTTAAGGCTGCGCAATGCGTATGACGAATGTGGCACTGAAGAGGCAGCCTCATACTGCGATATTGAGTTATCGCTCGTGACGCACTAAATAGCTGATATGGTTTTATTCTGGTTGAGTGTTAATGTAGTGCTTGAGTAAGATCTGTTCAGTAAACTGTGTTCTAAGGTAAAAGCCTCGGGGCAGAGTTTTCATCGGCTTACCATTTGAGTTGTATGCTTCGGTGAGCGCTTTTGCATTTGCGGCTTTAGGGCGAAGATGCAGCGCTTCTCCGTGTCTGGCGGAAATTTGATCAAATCTTCCCAAGACGATCATCTCCATTAACTCTTCCCAGTCATTTCGCAAAATCCGTTCTTCTTCTTCATCTGGTGACCAAATGAGTGGACTGCCCACACGTCTTTCAGCGAGTGGGATTTCTCGTTCTCCTTCTACGGGTACCCAAAGCACGCGAGATAGCTTGTTTCGAACATGACTTGTTTCCCATGTAAGACCATGAACACCAGTGAGGGGAGCCACAGAAACAAAGGTTGTTTCTAAAGGTTTGCCAGAATAACTGATCGGAATACTTTTCAACTCGATCCCTAGTTTTGCGAAATCTTGTTGAGGTTTACTGCCAGCTGGAGCGCCCAAGTGCCATTCGAGTAATTGACCCACCCAACCTTTATCACGTTTTAAGTTTTCAGGAACAATCATATTCGCCTCGGCGGCCAACTCAGCAAAACTGAGTCCTGCCATATCATGCGCTCGTTCCAATAGCTCTGCTTCTGTTTGTGGTTCTGGTTTCATAGTTACAAGGTGGTATTACAAAAAATATAGTTTATCAAACTCCGACCAAATCTACTGTTTAAGATTTCACCGAGGCGGTGTAAGAACGATCAATTCATAACTTATCCACAGGTGGAGGAGGTATTGATAAGATCCTGGCGGGGTCTGTATGAATAAACAGGGGTTAAAATGCATTTTTGGGGTTGATTTTGTTGTAATCATCTAAACGAATAGCAGGTGAGTGTGGATAAATAGCCTGTTGGTGGATCTTTGACCGATCTGAGTTTGGTGAAAAGATCATCAAGAAACTGAAGATCGAATTATCGTTGTTTTTAAAAATAAATACTTTTTTATCAATGTTTTATGTTTATTTTTTGTTTCTTCATCTGTTTTGCTTTTGATGGGATTGAACTGAATTACTCATTTGAATTGAATTCTTCACAAAGTTATTCACAGAAAAGGTGAATAAATGTGGGCAATGTCTCACTCTTGTGTTGATAAGGTATGGTTTGATTAAAAGATATCCAAAAATGCTGAAAAGGTAATAAATCTTGCTCATATCACATCAGTAAGTTTGCTAGTAATGGGGATATGTGGAAAAATCACGGTAATAAAAAATTTATTCATAGAGGTTAGCCAGTGATAGATGGCGATGGTTACCGACTTAATGTTGGTATTGTGATATGTAATAACCATGGTCAGGTCTTCTGGGCTAAACGATACGGGCAACACTCATGGCAATTTCCACAAGGTGGGATTGACGAAGGTGAAACCCCTGAACAAGCCATGTTCAGGGAGTTATACGAAGAAGTCGGTTTAACGAAAAAAGACGTTAAGATCATTGCAACAAGTCGTCATTGGTTAAGATATAAGCTACCAAAGCGATTGGTGCGTTGGGACTCCAAGCCTGTTTGTATCGGCCAAAAACAGAAATGGTTTCTGCTGAGATTAGAATGCGATGAGTCTCGCATTAATATGCAACGCGGAAAATCCCCTGAATTTGATGGTTGGCGCTGGGTAAGTTACTGGTATCCAGTTAGGCAAGTTGTTTCTTTCAAGCGAGATGTTTATCGACGAGCGATGAAAGAATTTGCATCCTTAGCCATGCCTTTTCGAGAGAGAAAAGCGAAAGGGAAAAGAAAAAAGCAACGTAGAGGATAATCATGCTCAGTCAGCTAAGGGAAATAGTTGAGAAAGTCTCCAGGGTCGATGATGTGCATCTGGCACTCGATATATTGGTGAAAGAGACTTGTGCTGCCCTTAGTACTGAGTGCTGTACTATCTATCTTGCTAATGAAGAAATGCAGCGCCTTGAGTTAATGGCAACTCAAGGCCTTATTTTTGAAGGTGATAGTATTCATATCAACTTCAATGAAGGCTTGGTTGGGTTGGTAAAACGAAGCGCTGAACCCCTTAACCTTGCCGAAGCCTCAAAACACCCCGAGTTCAAATTCTTTCCTCAACTCGGCGAACAGATTTACCACTCTTTTTTAGCTACTCCAATCATTCATCGTAAACAAGTTTTAGGTGTGTTGGTGATCCAACAAAAAACGCCGCGCTTGTTTAGTGAAATGGAAGAATCGTTTCTTGTTACCTTATCCGCTCAGTTAGCGGTGCTCATTGCACATGCGCAGAATCTTGGGCATTGGCAGTTAGCATCTAAACCCACGGTATTAAAAGGTTTGCCTGCGTCTACTGGTGTCGCGATTGGAGAGTTTTGGTTCGACAATACCCAGCCGAGTTTATCGGATGTTTTCCCTTCGTCCACGTTAGATAAGGAACGCGAGCACGAGACATTACTGGTGGCCATAGAGCGAGCGTTAAATGACTTTCGCCGTATGCGGAAAAAGCTGGACAGTGAAATCAACAAAGATGCGCTGGCGATCTTCGATCTGTTTACTCACTTACTGAATGATCCGATGCTTCGCGGTGATTTGAAGAAGCAGATTGAAAAAGGAGACAGGGCAGACTGGGCGTTACGCCAAGTTGTAGAGTCATACTCGAATCGATTTGCCAGAATGTCGGATGTATACATGCGTGAAAGAGCGCAAGATATCCGAGAGTTAGGGCAAAGGCTGCTCTATTTTCTGCACAACAGTGAGCAAGAAAATTCTGCAATTGATCGTCCCATTATTTTGGTGGCGAACGAACTCACTGCCACCTTGCTCGCTTCTGTACCTAAAGAGTTTTTGTTAGCCGTCGTATCATTAGAGGGAGGCGCAAACTCTCACGCTGCCATTTTATCTCGAGCTCTTGGGGTCCCTGCAGTCATGGGCGCCAACATTAATCTGGATGTGGTGAATGGCAAACTCGGGATAGTCGACGGCTATACGGGTGAGATCTTCTTAGAGCCAAACCGTCAGTTGTTGCGAGAGTATCGCAGCTTAGTAAGCGAAGAGTCTGAATTGTTTGCCATGGTAAACAAGGACCTCGCACTCCCTGCGGTTACGCAAGATAATCACCATATCGAAATTATGCTGAA encodes:
- the mutH gene encoding DNA mismatch repair endonuclease MutH; protein product: MKPEPQTEAELLERAHDMAGLSFAELAAEANMIVPENLKRDKGWVGQLLEWHLGAPAGSKPQQDFAKLGIELKSIPISYSGKPLETTFVSVAPLTGVHGLTWETSHVRNKLSRVLWVPVEGEREIPLAERRVGSPLIWSPDEEEERILRNDWEELMEMIVLGRFDQISARHGEALHLRPKAANAKALTEAYNSNGKPMKTLPRGFYLRTQFTEQILLKHYINTQPE
- a CDS encoding NADP(H)-dependent aldo-keto reductase, giving the protein MQYTKLPHSSLEISKICLGTMTFGEQNTEKDAFEQLDFALDHGVNFIDTAEMYPVPPRSETQGLTEQYIGNWLAKSGKREKVVLATKVAGPRNVPHIRDNMSLNRRHIHTAIDDSLNRLQTDYVDLYQLHWPQRQTNCFGQLNYPYPDKQEEVTLIETLEALTELVNAGKVRYIGVSNETPWGVMSLLRLAEKHDLPRIVSIQNPYNLLNRSFEVGLSEISHYEGVQLLAYSPLAFGCLSGKYLNGAKPEGARCTKWERFARYFTPQGVKATEAYVNLAQEHGLNPAQMALAFVNQRPFVASNIIGATNLDQLKANIDSIDLQLSDELLTEIQAIGTTYSNPCP
- the vpsR gene encoding cyclic-di-GMP-binding transcriptional regulator VpsR (Not actually a response regulator, but instead a cyclic-di-GMP-binding transcription factor.) encodes the protein MAGQFKMDSIPGSLVVVGGTYEPWLSVLEQVGWKCHQVGDLRKANTLLEDIGPCIGIVDLSHDEFSLNGLANLVSSHKHVRWLAFIRESQLGTDTICQFIVNFCIDFFTAPIPDAQLLSTIGHQLGMLKLEKKVWPSFGSSLDMGLIGESIPMKRLRDQVKRIGPTDVSILISGESGTGKEAVARAIHKVSSRSHKPFMAINCRALNEQRFQAEVFGINADEDMEACLLEQADGGTVLFNDILTISKEQQMNLLRFLQEGTIDTKDGVKAVNVRILAANSSDVEKALIDGDFNEELYHYINVLRINVPSLKERASDIALLARFYLQEFSKEYNSQAKSFSEDAFKALTRYFWPGNVRELMNQVKRAVLMSDSVMIEEHHLDLPQRNDSKRSLKSIREKSERDALLVVLESHSGQVSNAAKELGVSRATMYRLLNKHNLISEQAM
- the prfB gene encoding peptide chain release factor 2 (programmed frameshift), with translation MFEINPIKNRLQDVSQRTNVLRGYLDYDAKKERLEEVNAELEQPDVWNEPERAQALGKERASLEAVVETIDLLEQGVEDVEGLLELAVEEEDQETFDEIEPELAELEEKLEKLEFRRMFSGDHDSSDCYIDLQAGSGGTEAQDWTNMLLRMYLRWAEAKGFKAEVIEVSEGEVAGLKSATVRISGEYAYGWLRTETGVHRLVRKSPFDSGGRRHTSFASAFIYPEIDENIDIDINPSDLRIDVYRASGAGGQHVNTTESAVRITHVPTNTVVQCQNDRSQHKNKDQAMKQLRAKLFELELQKQNAEKQANEDAKSDIGWGSQIRSYVLDDSRIKDLRTGIENRNTQAVLDGDLDKFIEASLKSGL
- a CDS encoding DUF6482 family protein — its product is MQKHQLDMWLHGPHKDTYKTPKVFVIGCSDVSDYLLAVEYKHQLEPIKDGEDPIHFGSLDLVKEELLRLGVDKAYLRLRNAYDECGTEEAASYCDIELSLVTH
- the lysS gene encoding lysine--tRNA ligase; translated protein: MTDAVQNETVQEASAQEENKLIAERRAKLDAIRKSCKANGHPNDFRRDALAGDLQKEFGEKTKEELEELNHVVAIAGRIMAKRGPFLVIQETSGRIQAYADKAVQKVLKEKYQGLDIGDIIGVKGALHKSGKGDLYVNMEEYELLTKALRPLPEKFHGLTDQEMRYRQRYVDLIVNEDSRQAFVVRSKVMSAIRNFMISKQFMEVETPMMHVIPGGASARPFITHHNALDMPMYLRIAPELYLKRLVVGGFDRVFEINRNFRNEGLSPRHNPEFTMMEFYMAYADYKDLMDLTEELLSSVAQEVLGSTSMPYGDETVEFGGTYTRMSMFEAIKHYNPDHAQIQALTEEDLQNRDLMVSIAKSVHVEVEPFWTCGQLLEEIFGETAEPKLMQPTFITGYPADISPLARRSDDNPFFTDRFEFFIGGREVANGFSELNDAEDQDARFKAQVEAKESGDDEAMFYDADYITALEHGLPPTAGQGIGIDRLVMLLTNTHTIRDVILFPAMRPQA
- the ptsP gene encoding phosphoenolpyruvate--protein phosphotransferase; the encoded protein is MLSQLREIVEKVSRVDDVHLALDILVKETCAALSTECCTIYLANEEMQRLELMATQGLIFEGDSIHINFNEGLVGLVKRSAEPLNLAEASKHPEFKFFPQLGEQIYHSFLATPIIHRKQVLGVLVIQQKTPRLFSEMEESFLVTLSAQLAVLIAHAQNLGHWQLASKPTVLKGLPASTGVAIGEFWFDNTQPSLSDVFPSSTLDKEREHETLLVAIERALNDFRRMRKKLDSEINKDALAIFDLFTHLLNDPMLRGDLKKQIEKGDRADWALRQVVESYSNRFARMSDVYMRERAQDIRELGQRLLYFLHNSEQENSAIDRPIILVANELTATLLASVPKEFLLAVVSLEGGANSHAAILSRALGVPAVMGANINLDVVNGKLGIVDGYTGEIFLEPNRQLLREYRSLVSEESELFAMVNKDLALPAVTQDNHHIEIMLNAGLSADSNIAINTGVDGVGLYRTEIAFLLQHHFPSEDEQYHQYQAILNSYPNQRVVMRTLDIGGDKPLPYLPIEEDNPFLGWRGIRFTLDHPDIFLIQLRAMLRASAESGNLSILLPMVSGVKELDDAISLINQAHSEAVLLDDSIQFPQIGVMIEVPSMVYLLPTIAHRVDFVSVGTNDLTQYLLAVDRNNSRVADVYESMHPAVLLALKQIHEVCDKYQVPVCICGELAGDPFGALLLLGLGYTSLSMNTSNVAKVKYLIRHSQQEELEKLAEQAMTKSYGEDIHQMMHDFFIQQGFAGFIRAGKK
- the rppH gene encoding RNA pyrophosphohydrolase; its protein translation is MIDGDGYRLNVGIVICNNHGQVFWAKRYGQHSWQFPQGGIDEGETPEQAMFRELYEEVGLTKKDVKIIATSRHWLRYKLPKRLVRWDSKPVCIGQKQKWFLLRLECDESRINMQRGKSPEFDGWRWVSYWYPVRQVVSFKRDVYRRAMKEFASLAMPFRERKAKGKRKKQRRG